In Scophthalmus maximus strain ysfricsl-2021 chromosome 5, ASM2237912v1, whole genome shotgun sequence, a single window of DNA contains:
- the LOC118311737 gene encoding zinc finger protein Gfi-1 isoform X1 — protein MPRSFLVKSKRAHSYHLPRYLDDDHSGLDSILAQACVDTNCQAENSEPQEDVSAGADRLTPGSRLVSPGSLSSSSPLSCGGSACDQSSDCDFWRPPSPSSSPDSEKCSTPAAEDAHHFNMPLFPYSWSASAYSSSEVRRLVQGPFHHHHQQQQHPGRREPNSPVSLYGADDSGAGPLYARRGPVAGCYQDYSPTAQQTRRMRDADELYRDAKQKPRGAEIKCENDFACSNFDSDGSYKCTKCYKVFSTPHGLEVHVRRSHSGTRPFECGICGKTFGHAVSLDQHRAVHSQERSFSCKICGKSFKRSSTLSTHLLIHSDTRPYPCQYCGKRFHQKSDMKKHTFIHTGEKPHKCQVCGKAFSQSSNLITHSRKHTGFKPFGCDLCGKGFQRKVDLRRHKETQHGLK, from the exons aTGCCGAGGTCTTTTCTGGTGAAGAGTAAACGGGCCCACAGCTACCACCTGCCCCGGTACCTGGACGACGACCACAGTGGGCTGGATAGTATTCTGGCTCAGGCGTGCGTAG ACACCAACTGTCAGGCGGAGAACTCGGAGCCGCAGGAGGATGTGAGCGCCGGCGCTGACAGACTGACCCCCGGGTCCCGGCTGGTGTCCCCGGGGtcgctgtcctccagctctCCGCTGAGCTGCGGAGGCAGCGCGTGTGACCAATCCTCCGACTGTGATTTCTGGCGtcccccatctccctcctcctcaccag ATTCAGAGAAATGCTCCACTCCGGCAGCGGAGGACGCTCACCACTTCAACATGCCCCTCTTTCCTTACTCCTGGTCAGCATCCGCATACTCCAGCTCGGAGGTGAGGCGTCTGGTTCAGGGTcccttccaccaccaccaccaacaacaacaacacccgGGCCGCAGGGAGCCGAACTCACCCGTCAGCCTCTACGGGGCAGACGACAGCGGCGCCGGACCGCTTTACGCACGGCGAGGTCCCGTGGCCGGATGCTACCAGGATTACTCCCCAACGGCCCAGCAGACCCGCAGGATGCGGGACGCAGACGAGCTGTACCGGGACGCAAAGCAGAAGCCTCGCGGCGCGGAAATCAAGTGTGAGAATGACTTCGCCTGCTCCAACTTCGACTCAGACGGATCCTACAAGTGCACCAAATGTTACAAG GTTTTCTCCACACCTCACGGCTTGGAGGTCCACGTGCGGCGGTCGCACAGCGGGACGCGGCCGTTTGAGTGCGGGATCTGCGGGAAAACCTTCGGACACGCGGTGAGCCTGGATCAGCACCGAGCGGTTCACTCGCAG gaGAGAAGCTTCAGCTGTAAAATCTGCGGCAAAAGCTTCAAGCGCTCCTCCACGCTGTCCACGCACCTGCTCATCCACTCGGACACGCGGCCTTATCCGTGCCAGTACTGCGGGAAGAGGTTCCACCAAAAGTCcgacatgaaaaaacacacgttcatccacacag GGGAGAAGCCGCACAAGTGCCAGGTGTGCGGGAAGGCCTTCAGTCAGAGCTCCAACCTGATCACGCACAGCAGGAAGCACACGGGCTTCAAGCCGTTCGGCTGCGACCTCTGCGGGAAAGGCTTCCAGAGGAAAGTGGACCTGAGGAGACACAAGGAGACGCAGCACGGACTCAAGTGA
- the LOC118311737 gene encoding zinc finger protein Gfi-1 isoform X2: MPRSFLVKSKRAHSYHLPRYLDDDHSGLDSILAQACVDTNCQAENSEPQEDVSAGADRLTPGSRLVSPGSLSSSSPLSCGGSACDQSSDCDFWRPPSPSSSPASAYSSSEVRRLVQGPFHHHHQQQQHPGRREPNSPVSLYGADDSGAGPLYARRGPVAGCYQDYSPTAQQTRRMRDADELYRDAKQKPRGAEIKCENDFACSNFDSDGSYKCTKCYKVFSTPHGLEVHVRRSHSGTRPFECGICGKTFGHAVSLDQHRAVHSQERSFSCKICGKSFKRSSTLSTHLLIHSDTRPYPCQYCGKRFHQKSDMKKHTFIHTGEKPHKCQVCGKAFSQSSNLITHSRKHTGFKPFGCDLCGKGFQRKVDLRRHKETQHGLK; this comes from the exons aTGCCGAGGTCTTTTCTGGTGAAGAGTAAACGGGCCCACAGCTACCACCTGCCCCGGTACCTGGACGACGACCACAGTGGGCTGGATAGTATTCTGGCTCAGGCGTGCGTAG ACACCAACTGTCAGGCGGAGAACTCGGAGCCGCAGGAGGATGTGAGCGCCGGCGCTGACAGACTGACCCCCGGGTCCCGGCTGGTGTCCCCGGGGtcgctgtcctccagctctCCGCTGAGCTGCGGAGGCAGCGCGTGTGACCAATCCTCCGACTGTGATTTCTGGCGtcccccatctccctcctcctcaccag CATCCGCATACTCCAGCTCGGAGGTGAGGCGTCTGGTTCAGGGTcccttccaccaccaccaccaacaacaacaacacccgGGCCGCAGGGAGCCGAACTCACCCGTCAGCCTCTACGGGGCAGACGACAGCGGCGCCGGACCGCTTTACGCACGGCGAGGTCCCGTGGCCGGATGCTACCAGGATTACTCCCCAACGGCCCAGCAGACCCGCAGGATGCGGGACGCAGACGAGCTGTACCGGGACGCAAAGCAGAAGCCTCGCGGCGCGGAAATCAAGTGTGAGAATGACTTCGCCTGCTCCAACTTCGACTCAGACGGATCCTACAAGTGCACCAAATGTTACAAG GTTTTCTCCACACCTCACGGCTTGGAGGTCCACGTGCGGCGGTCGCACAGCGGGACGCGGCCGTTTGAGTGCGGGATCTGCGGGAAAACCTTCGGACACGCGGTGAGCCTGGATCAGCACCGAGCGGTTCACTCGCAG gaGAGAAGCTTCAGCTGTAAAATCTGCGGCAAAAGCTTCAAGCGCTCCTCCACGCTGTCCACGCACCTGCTCATCCACTCGGACACGCGGCCTTATCCGTGCCAGTACTGCGGGAAGAGGTTCCACCAAAAGTCcgacatgaaaaaacacacgttcatccacacag GGGAGAAGCCGCACAAGTGCCAGGTGTGCGGGAAGGCCTTCAGTCAGAGCTCCAACCTGATCACGCACAGCAGGAAGCACACGGGCTTCAAGCCGTTCGGCTGCGACCTCTGCGGGAAAGGCTTCCAGAGGAAAGTGGACCTGAGGAGACACAAGGAGACGCAGCACGGACTCAAGTGA